The sequence CACTCCAGCGCCCATCGATTTTCACCAGCGATAGATAATCTGAAAACCGCATCCCGGCGAATTCGTCGACGACCTTGACGCTGGCCGCATCGCCTTCGATGTCGATCAGTTCGATCTCCATCAACGGTATGGTTCCGGGCGGGGCACTGCCTTCCTCGACGATCGCGGCGATGAATTCATCCCGCGTCATCCATTCCACCGCGCCTTGATAATTGCCGATGATAGCTGCCCGCGGATGGAAAGCCTTGCGCAGCGCCGGCTCGTTCGCGAATGCCATGCCATCGACATAGAGATGAACAACCGCACGGATTGCCTGCTCTTCCGACATCTCGTCATTCCTCGTTTGAGTTATGCCTAAGATATCACAGACGCCGGCAGCTGACAAAAATCTGGGCGGTGTGATCGCAATGATTTGACTTATATTATTCGACAAAAACCCGCACGCTTGCCGCACGTCCGGCGGCATCGATGACGGTCAGCGTCGAATAGCCGGCGCCATCGGGTGTCCATTGGTTGGTGCGGCGGCGCGACATGTCGGGCAGCGGCTTGCCGTTGGCGAGCCAGCGGAACGGCGCCCTGCCACCCTGCAGTTTCAGCGCCAGCGGCATGATCTGATCGTTGCCGCTGCTGGCGCCGAGATCGACGCGTGCACCTTCCGGCGGATAGACGATCTGAGGCGCCGGTTCGCGGCCGGAGGCAGCCAGCAGCCCGGCGGCGGTCACGGAAAAACGCCGCTGGCTGACCGGCAGTTCGGTTGGTGCGATGCGCACAGCGCCCATCGGAGCCGCAGGGAAGGGGGTTATGGCAACGCCGGATTTCGCGAAGGCTTCGAACAGGATG comes from Rhizobium tropici CIAT 899 and encodes:
- a CDS encoding nuclear transport factor 2 family protein, with product MSEEQAIRAVVHLYVDGMAFANEPALRKAFHPRAAIIGNYQGAVEWMTRDEFIAAIVEEGSAPPGTIPLMEIELIDIEGDAASVKVVDEFAGMRFSDYLSLVKIDGRWSVVNKVYHLHR